A genomic segment from Saimiri boliviensis isolate mSaiBol1 chromosome 14, mSaiBol1.pri, whole genome shotgun sequence encodes:
- the WIZ gene encoding protein Wiz isoform X10: MEGSLAGSLAAPDRPRGPERLPGPATRDNIEGGAEAAEGEGGIFRSARYLPVTKEGPRDILDGRGGISVANFDPGTFSLMRCDFCGAGFDTRAGLSSHARAHLRDFGITNWELTVSPINILQELLATSAAEQPPSPLGREPGGLPGSFLTSRRPRLPLTVPFPPTWAEDPGPAYGDAQSLTTCEVCGACFETRKGLSSHARSHLRQLGVAESESSGAPIDLLYELVKQKGLPDAHLGLPPGLAKKSSSLKEVVAGAPRPGLLTLAKPLDAPAVNKAIKSPPGFSAKGLGHPPSSPLLKKTPLALAGSPTPKNPEDKTPQLSLSPRPASPKAQWPQSEDEGPLNLTSGPEPARDIRCEFCGEFFENRKGLSSHARSHLRQMGVTEWYVNGSPIDTLREILKRRTQSRPGGPPNPPGPSPKALAKMMGGAGPGSSLEARSPSDLHISPLAKKLPPPPGSPLGHSPTASPPPTARKMFPGLAAPSLPKKLKPEQIRVEIKREMLPGALHGELHPSEGPWGAPREDMTPLNLSSRAEPVRDIRCEFCGEFFENRKGLSSHARSHLRQMGVTEWSVNGSPIDTLREILKKKSKPCLIKKEPPAGDLAPALAEDGPPTVAPGPVQSPLPLSPLAGRPGKPGAGPAQVPRELSLTPITGAKPSATGYLGSVAAKRPLQEDRLLPAEVKAKTYIQTELPFKAKTLHEKTSHSSTEACCELCGLYFENRKALASHARAHLRQFGVTEWCVNGSPIETLSEWIKHRPQKVGAYRSYIQGGRPFTKKFRSAGHGRDSDKRPSLGLAPGGLAVVGRSAGGEPGPEAGRAADSGERPLAASPPGAVKAEEHQRQNINKFERRQARPPDASAARGGEETNDLQQKLEEVRQPPPRVRPVPSLVPRPPQTSLVKFVGNIYTLKCRFCEVEFQGPLSIQEEWVRHLQRHILEMNFSKADPPPEESQAPQAQTAAAEAP; the protein is encoded by the exons TGGCCAACTTTGACCCAGGAACCTTCAGCCTGATGCGCTGTGACTTCTGCGGGGCTGGCTTCGACACACGGGCCGGCCTCTCCAGCCACGCCCGTGCCCACCTGCGTGATTTTGGTATCACCAACTGGGAGCTCACCGTCTCACCCATCAACATCCTGCAGGAGCTGCTGGCCACCTCTGCCGCTGAGCAGCCCCCCAGTCCCTTGGGCCGAGAGCCTGGGGGTCTGCCTGGCAGCTTCTTGACCTCCCGTCGGCCCCGCTTACCTCTCACGGTGCCCTTTCCACCCACCTGGGCTGAGGACCCTGGGCCAGCCTATGGAGATG CCCAGAGCCTGACCACCTGCGAGGTCTGCGGCGCCTGCTTTGAGACCCGAAAGGGCCTGTCCAGCCACGCACGCTCCCACCTGCGGCAGCTGGGAGTGGCGGAGTCGGAGAGCAGCGGCGCACCCATCGACCTCCTCTACGAGCTTGTGAAGCAGAAGGGGCTGCCCGATGCCCACCTTGGGCTGCCCCCAGGCCTAGCTAAGAAGTCCAGCTCGCTGAAGGAGGTGGTCGCCGGGGCCCCCCGGCCCGGCTTGCTCACCCTTGCCAAGCCCTTGGATGCCCCTGCTGTCAACAAAGCCATCAAGTCGCCTCCTGGCTTCTCGGCCAAGGGCCTGGGCCACCCGCCCAGCTCTCCACTCCTCAAAAAGACACCACTGGCCCTGGCGGGCTCCCCTACCCCTAAGAATCCTGAGGACAAGACCCCCCAGCTGTCCCTGAGTCCCCGGCCGGCCTCCCCAAAGGCACAGTGGCCTCAGTCTGAGGATGAGGGGCCCTTGAACCTCA cctcaggCCCAGAGCCAGCGCGAGATATCCGCTGTGAGTTCTGTGGTGAGTTCTTCGAGAACCGCAAGGGCCTCTCGAGCCATGCACGCTCCCACCTGCGGCAAATGGGTGTGACCGAGTGGTACGTCAATGGCTCGCCCATCGACACGCTGCGGGAGATCCTGAAGAGACGGACCCAGTCTCGGCCTGGCGGACCTCCCAACCCACCAGGGCCAAGCCCAAAAGCCCTGGCCAAGATGATGGGTGGCGCAGGTCCTGGCAGCTCACTGGAAGCCCGCAGCCCCTCGGACCTTCACATCTCACCCTTGGCCAAGAAGTTGCCACCGCCACCAGGCAGCCCCCTGGGCCACTCACCaactgcctctcctcctcccacggCCCGGAAGATGTTCCCAGGCTTGGCTGCACCCTCCCTGCCCAAGAAGCTGAAGCCTGAACAAATTCGGGTGGAAATCAAGCGGGAGATGCTGCCAGGGGCCCTTCATGGGGAGCTGCACCCATCTGAGGGTCCCTGGGGGGCACCACGGGAAGACATGACACCCCTGAACCTGT CGTCCCGGGCAGAGCCGGTGCGCGACATACGCTGTGAGTTCTGCGGTGAGTTCTTCGAGAACCGCAAGGGCCTTTCAAGTCACGCGCGCTCCCACCTGCGGCAGATGGGTGTGACCGAGTGGTCCGTCAATGGTTCACCCATCGACACACTGCGAGAAATCCTCAAGAAGAAATCCAAGCCGTGCCTCATCAAGAAGGAGCCACCGGCTGGAGACCTGGCCCCTGCCTTGGCTGAGGATGGGCCTCCCACTGTGGCTCCTGGGCCGGTGCAGTCCCCACTGCCGCTGTCGCCCCTGGCTGGCCGGCCAGGCAAACCAGGTGCAGGGCCAGCCCAGGTTCCTCGAGAGCTCAGCCTGACGCCCATCACTGGGGCCAAACCCTCAGCCACTGGCTACTTGGGCTCAGTGGCAGCCAAGCGGCCCCTGCAGGAGGACCGCCTCCTCCCAGCAGAGGTCAAGGCCAAGACCTACATCCAGACTGAACTGCCCTTCAAGGCAAAGACCCTTCACGAGAAGACCTCCCACTCCT CCACCGAGGCCTGCTGCGAGCTGTGTGGCCTTTACTTTGAAAACCGCAAGGCCCTGGCCAGCCACGCACGGGCACACCTGCGGCAGTTCGGCGTGACCGAGTGGTGCGTCAATGGCTCACCCATCGAGACACTGAGCGAGTGGATCAAGCACCGGCCCCAGAAGGTGGGCGCCTACCGCAGCTACATCCAGGGCGGCCGCCCCTTCACCAAGAAGTTCCGCAGTGCTGGCCATGGCCGTGACAGTGACAAGCGGCCGTCCCTGGGGCTGGCACCCGGGGGCCTGGCCGTGGTCGGCCGCAGTGCCGGCGGGGAGCCAGGGCCTGAGGCTGGCCGGGCAGCTGACAGTGGTGAGCGGCCTCTGGCAGCCAGCCCACCAGGCGCTGTGAAGGCCGAGGAGCACCAGCGGCAGAACATCAACA AATTCGAACGCCGACAAGCCCGCCCTCCAGATGCCTCCGCAGCTCGGGGAGGCGAAGAGACCAATGACCTAcagcagaagctggaggaggtgCGGCAACCCCCACCCCGAGTCCGGCCGGTTCCCTCCCTGGTGCCCCGGCCCCCACAGACATCACTTGTCAAGTTTGTGGGCAACATCTACACCCTCAAATGCAG GTTCTGTGAAGTGGAATTCCAGGGACCCCTCTCCATCCAGGAAGAGTGGGTGCGGCACTTACAGCGGCACATCCTGGAGATGAACTTCTCCAAAGCGGACCCCCCACCTGAGGAGTCCCAGGCCCCGCAGGCACAGACAGCGGCGGCAGAGGCTCCCTAA
- the WIZ gene encoding protein Wiz isoform X4: protein MEGSLAGSLAAPDRPRGPERLPGPATRDNIEGGAEAAEGEGGIFRSARYLPVTKEGPRDILDGRGGISDGQPHPDLSEALPCATSATHRISSCCWDGGSLDFRPGSPPPHLLGHFPGTPDVRGPWENPLVQEAGEGILSEQRFEDSVIVRTMKPHAELESSRRFLHLRGDPRILEKRPRGGPRFDWLQDEDEPGSPQDAGLPLDLPAQPPPLAPFRRVFVPVEDTPKTLDMAVVGGREDLEDLQELAQPSEWGLPTSASEVATQTWTVNSEASVERLQPLLPPIQTGAYLCELLEEVAEGVASLDEDEDEEPAVFPCIECSIYFKQKEHLLEHMSQHRRAPGQEPPADLAPLACGECGWAFADPAALEKHRQLHQASREKIIEEIQKLKQVPGDEGREARLQCPKCVFGTNSSRAYVQHAKLHVRERPSQTAKEPFGGSSGAGSPSPEAGTLLYQPYSAAAAGLSACVFCGFPAPSESLLREHVKLVHARPHWEEDSEAYEEDPASQPGTSQDAHACFPDTAVDYFGKAEPPLAPMWRENTTGYDPSLAFGPGCQQLGMRDFPLSKPLPHGMGQRPLGRLAFPSALASTPYALQLGRNKSTVHPQGLGERRRPWSEEEEEEEEEEEEEEEEEEEEEEDEDEEEEEDVMLTSEMDFSPLATPSLIPQPALELKRTFREALQAAEATQEQQQQLRGMVPIVLVAKLGPQVMAAARVPPRLQPEELGLAGAHPLDLLLLDAPLGSPLGLDTLLDGDPAMVLKHEERKCPYCPDRFHNGIGLANHVRGHLNRVGVSYNVRHFISAEEVKAIERRFSFQKKKKKVANFDPGTFSLMRCDFCGAGFDTRAGLSSHARAHLRDFGITNWELTVSPINILQELLATSAAEQPPSPLGREPGGLPGSFLTSRRPRLPLTVPFPPTWAEDPGPAYGDAQSLTTCEVCGACFETRKGLSSHARSHLRQLGVAESESSGAPIDLLYELVKQKGLPDAHLGLPPGLAKKSSSLKEVVAGAPRPGLLTLAKPLDAPAVNKAIKSPPGFSAKGLGHPPSSPLLKKTPLALAGSPTPKNPEDKTPQLSLSPRPASPKAQWPQSEDEGPLNLTSGPEPARDIRCEFCGEFFENRKGLSSHARSHLRQMGVTEWYVNGSPIDTLREILKRRTQSRPGGPPNPPGPSPKALAKMMGGAGPGSSLEARSPSDLHISPLAKKLPPPPGSPLGHSPTASPPPTARKMFPGLAAPSLPKKLKPEQIRVEIKREMLPGALHGELHPSEGPWGAPREDMTPLNLSSRAEPVRDIRCEFCGEFFENRKGLSSHARSHLRQMGVTEWSVNGSPIDTLREILKKKSKPCLIKKEPPAGDLAPALAEDGPPTVAPGPVQSPLPLSPLAGRPGKPGAGPAQVPRELSLTPITGAKPSATGYLGSVAAKRPLQEDRLLPAEVKAKTYIQTELPFKAKTLHEKTSHSSTEACCELCGLYFENRKALASHARAHLRQFGVTEWCVNGSPIETLSEWIKHRPQKVGAYRSYIQGGRPFTKKFRSAGHGRDSDKRPSLGLAPGGLAVVGRSAGGEPGPEAGRAADSGERPLAASPPGAVKAEEHQRQNINKFERRQARPPDASAARGGEETNDLQQKLEEVRQPPPRVRPVPSLVPRPPQTSLVKFVGNIYTLKCRFCEVEFQGPLSIQEEWVRHLQRHILEMNFSKADPPPEESQAPQAQTAAAEAP, encoded by the exons ACGGGCAGCCCCATCCCGACCTCAGCGAAGCCCTCCCCTGTGCCACCTCCGCCACCCATCGGATCAGCAGCTG CTGCTGGGATGGAGGCAGCCTGGACTTCCGGCCGGgctccccaccaccccatctcTTGGGCCATTTCCCAGGCACCCCTGATGTCCGGGGGCCCTGGGAGAACCCCCTTGtccaggaggctggggagggcatCCTTTCTGAGCAGAGATTCGAGGACTCAGTCATTGTGAGAACCATGAAACCACACGCTGAGCTAGAGAGCTCTAGAAGGTTCTTGCACCTCCGGGGGGATCCAAGGATCTTGGAGAAGCGCCCGCGGGGCGGCCCCAGGTTTGACTGGCTCCAAGATGAGGATGAGCCGGGGTCCCCCCAGGATGCAGGGCTGCCCTTGGACCTGCCTGCCCAGCCACCACCCCTTGCCCCCTTCAGAAGGGTGTTCGTGCCAGTGGAAGACACCCCGAAGACACTGGACATGGCGGTGGTGGGTGGCAGAGAAGACCTGGAGGACCTCCAGGAGCTGGCCCAGCCTTCCGAGTGGGGCCTACCCACATCGGCTTCAGAGGTGGCCACGCAGACCTGGACGGTGAACTCGGAGGCATCTGTGGAGCGGCTACAGCCGCTACTGCCTCCGATCCAGACGGGGGCGTACCTGTGTGAGCTGCTGGAGGAGGTGGCCGAAGGGGTGGCCAGCCTGGATGAGGATGAGGACGAGGAGCCGGCTGTGTTCCCGTGCATCGAATGCAGCATCTACTTCAAGCAGAAGGAGCACCTCCTGGAGCACATGAGCCAGCACCGCCGAGCCCCGGGCCAGGAGCCCCCTGCCGACCTGGCCCCGCTGGCCTGTGGGGAGTGCGGCTGGGCCTTTGCCGACCCCGCCGCCCTGGAGAAGCACCGGCAGCTGCACCAGGCGTCCCGGGAGAAGATCATCGAGGAGATCCAAAAGCTGAAGCAAGTGCCAGGGGACGAGGGCCGGGAGGCGCGGCTGCAGTGCCCCAAGTGTGTCTTTGGCACCAATTCCTCCAGGGCCTACGTGCAGCACGCCAAGCTGCACGTGCGTGAGCGCCCAAGCCAGACGGCCAAGGAGCCTTTTGGAGGTAGCAGCGGGGCTGGCAGCCCCAGCCCCGAGGCCGGCACCCTCCTCTATCAGCCCTACAGTGCTGCTGCTGCGGGCCTCAGCGCCTGCGTCTTCTGTGGTTTCCCAGCGCCCAGCGAGAGCCTGCTCAGGGAGCACGTGAAGCTGGTGCACGCCCGTCCCCACTGGGAGGAGGACAGCGAGGCTTACGAGGAGGACCCTGCCAGCCAGCCAGGCACTAGCCAGGATGCTCACGCCTGCTTCCCTGACACTGCCGTGGACTACTTTGGCAAAGCTGAGCCGCCCTTGGCCCCCATGTGGCGGGAGAACACTACTGGATATGACCCCAGCCTGGCCTTTGGCCCAGGATGCCAGCAGCTGGGCATGAGAGATTTTCCACTGTCAAAGCCACTCCCGCATGGCATGGGCCAAAGGCCTCTTGGAAGGCTGGCCTTTCCCTCGGCGCTAGCATCTACCCCCTACGCCTTACAGCTCGGGAGAAACAAAAGCACCGTCCACCCACAAGGGCTGGGGGAACGGAGGCGCCCTTGGAgcgaagaggaggaggaagaggaggaggaggaggaggaggaggaggaggaggaggaggaagaggaagaggacgAGGacgaggaggaagaagaggatgtAATGCTGACCTCCGAGATGGACTTTTCCCCCCTAGCCACCCCCAGCCTCATCCCACAGCCGGCCCTGGAGCTGAAGCGGACCTTCCGAGAAGCCCTGCAGGCGGCGGAAGCCacgcaggagcagcagcagcagctccgaGGGATGGTGCCCATTGTGCTGGTGGCCAAGCTGGGGCCGCAGGTCATGGCAGCGGCCAGGGTGCCCCCGAGGCTGCAGCCCGAGGAGCTGGGGCTGGCGGGTGCCCACCCCCTGGACCTCCTGCTCCTGGATGCACCGCTGGGCAGCCCCTTGGGGCTGGACACACTCCTGGATGGCGACCCAGCCATGGTACTGAAGCACGAGGAGCGGAAATGCCCCTACTGCCCCGATCGCTTCCACAACGGCATCGGCTTGGCCAACCACGTCCGGGGCCACCTGAACCGCGTGGGCGTCAGCTACAATGTGCGGCATTTCATCTCGGCCGAGGAAGTGAAGGCCATTGAACGCAGGTTCTCCttccagaagaagaagaaaaaag TGGCCAACTTTGACCCAGGAACCTTCAGCCTGATGCGCTGTGACTTCTGCGGGGCTGGCTTCGACACACGGGCCGGCCTCTCCAGCCACGCCCGTGCCCACCTGCGTGATTTTGGTATCACCAACTGGGAGCTCACCGTCTCACCCATCAACATCCTGCAGGAGCTGCTGGCCACCTCTGCCGCTGAGCAGCCCCCCAGTCCCTTGGGCCGAGAGCCTGGGGGTCTGCCTGGCAGCTTCTTGACCTCCCGTCGGCCCCGCTTACCTCTCACGGTGCCCTTTCCACCCACCTGGGCTGAGGACCCTGGGCCAGCCTATGGAGATG CCCAGAGCCTGACCACCTGCGAGGTCTGCGGCGCCTGCTTTGAGACCCGAAAGGGCCTGTCCAGCCACGCACGCTCCCACCTGCGGCAGCTGGGAGTGGCGGAGTCGGAGAGCAGCGGCGCACCCATCGACCTCCTCTACGAGCTTGTGAAGCAGAAGGGGCTGCCCGATGCCCACCTTGGGCTGCCCCCAGGCCTAGCTAAGAAGTCCAGCTCGCTGAAGGAGGTGGTCGCCGGGGCCCCCCGGCCCGGCTTGCTCACCCTTGCCAAGCCCTTGGATGCCCCTGCTGTCAACAAAGCCATCAAGTCGCCTCCTGGCTTCTCGGCCAAGGGCCTGGGCCACCCGCCCAGCTCTCCACTCCTCAAAAAGACACCACTGGCCCTGGCGGGCTCCCCTACCCCTAAGAATCCTGAGGACAAGACCCCCCAGCTGTCCCTGAGTCCCCGGCCGGCCTCCCCAAAGGCACAGTGGCCTCAGTCTGAGGATGAGGGGCCCTTGAACCTCA cctcaggCCCAGAGCCAGCGCGAGATATCCGCTGTGAGTTCTGTGGTGAGTTCTTCGAGAACCGCAAGGGCCTCTCGAGCCATGCACGCTCCCACCTGCGGCAAATGGGTGTGACCGAGTGGTACGTCAATGGCTCGCCCATCGACACGCTGCGGGAGATCCTGAAGAGACGGACCCAGTCTCGGCCTGGCGGACCTCCCAACCCACCAGGGCCAAGCCCAAAAGCCCTGGCCAAGATGATGGGTGGCGCAGGTCCTGGCAGCTCACTGGAAGCCCGCAGCCCCTCGGACCTTCACATCTCACCCTTGGCCAAGAAGTTGCCACCGCCACCAGGCAGCCCCCTGGGCCACTCACCaactgcctctcctcctcccacggCCCGGAAGATGTTCCCAGGCTTGGCTGCACCCTCCCTGCCCAAGAAGCTGAAGCCTGAACAAATTCGGGTGGAAATCAAGCGGGAGATGCTGCCAGGGGCCCTTCATGGGGAGCTGCACCCATCTGAGGGTCCCTGGGGGGCACCACGGGAAGACATGACACCCCTGAACCTGT CGTCCCGGGCAGAGCCGGTGCGCGACATACGCTGTGAGTTCTGCGGTGAGTTCTTCGAGAACCGCAAGGGCCTTTCAAGTCACGCGCGCTCCCACCTGCGGCAGATGGGTGTGACCGAGTGGTCCGTCAATGGTTCACCCATCGACACACTGCGAGAAATCCTCAAGAAGAAATCCAAGCCGTGCCTCATCAAGAAGGAGCCACCGGCTGGAGACCTGGCCCCTGCCTTGGCTGAGGATGGGCCTCCCACTGTGGCTCCTGGGCCGGTGCAGTCCCCACTGCCGCTGTCGCCCCTGGCTGGCCGGCCAGGCAAACCAGGTGCAGGGCCAGCCCAGGTTCCTCGAGAGCTCAGCCTGACGCCCATCACTGGGGCCAAACCCTCAGCCACTGGCTACTTGGGCTCAGTGGCAGCCAAGCGGCCCCTGCAGGAGGACCGCCTCCTCCCAGCAGAGGTCAAGGCCAAGACCTACATCCAGACTGAACTGCCCTTCAAGGCAAAGACCCTTCACGAGAAGACCTCCCACTCCT CCACCGAGGCCTGCTGCGAGCTGTGTGGCCTTTACTTTGAAAACCGCAAGGCCCTGGCCAGCCACGCACGGGCACACCTGCGGCAGTTCGGCGTGACCGAGTGGTGCGTCAATGGCTCACCCATCGAGACACTGAGCGAGTGGATCAAGCACCGGCCCCAGAAGGTGGGCGCCTACCGCAGCTACATCCAGGGCGGCCGCCCCTTCACCAAGAAGTTCCGCAGTGCTGGCCATGGCCGTGACAGTGACAAGCGGCCGTCCCTGGGGCTGGCACCCGGGGGCCTGGCCGTGGTCGGCCGCAGTGCCGGCGGGGAGCCAGGGCCTGAGGCTGGCCGGGCAGCTGACAGTGGTGAGCGGCCTCTGGCAGCCAGCCCACCAGGCGCTGTGAAGGCCGAGGAGCACCAGCGGCAGAACATCAACA AATTCGAACGCCGACAAGCCCGCCCTCCAGATGCCTCCGCAGCTCGGGGAGGCGAAGAGACCAATGACCTAcagcagaagctggaggaggtgCGGCAACCCCCACCCCGAGTCCGGCCGGTTCCCTCCCTGGTGCCCCGGCCCCCACAGACATCACTTGTCAAGTTTGTGGGCAACATCTACACCCTCAAATGCAG GTTCTGTGAAGTGGAATTCCAGGGACCCCTCTCCATCCAGGAAGAGTGGGTGCGGCACTTACAGCGGCACATCCTGGAGATGAACTTCTCCAAAGCGGACCCCCCACCTGAGGAGTCCCAGGCCCCGCAGGCACAGACAGCGGCGGCAGAGGCTCCCTAA
- the WIZ gene encoding protein Wiz isoform X6, translating to MAEVASLTGSPIPTSAKPSPVPPPPPIGSAAVANFDPGTFSLMRCDFCGAGFDTRAGLSSHARAHLRDFGITNWELTVSPINILQELLATSAAEQPPSPLGREPGGLPGSFLTSRRPRLPLTVPFPPTWAEDPGPAYGDGLGSEENAMVAMDLGSPSLPKKSLPVPGALEQVASRLSSKVAAEVPHGSKQELQDLKAQSLTTCEVCGACFETRKGLSSHARSHLRQLGVAESESSGAPIDLLYELVKQKGLPDAHLGLPPGLAKKSSSLKEVVAGAPRPGLLTLAKPLDAPAVNKAIKSPPGFSAKGLGHPPSSPLLKKTPLALAGSPTPKNPEDKTPQLSLSPRPASPKAQWPQSEDEGPLNLTLDSDGGRELDCQLCGAWFETRKGLSSHARAHLRHLGVSDPDAKGSPIDVLHGLIRRDGVQIRLPPRRGALAHLGRPPPTSAALSLLPPPPPAKKAKLKAAGMASPWGKQDLSAAAAAGIFWASDVEPSPLNLSSGPEPARDIRCEFCGEFFENRKGLSSHARSHLRQMGVTEWYVNGSPIDTLREILKRRTQSRPGGPPNPPGPSPKALAKMMGGAGPGSSLEARSPSDLHISPLAKKLPPPPGSPLGHSPTASPPPTARKMFPGLAAPSLPKKLKPEQIRVEIKREMLPGALHGELHPSEGPWGAPREDMTPLNLSSRAEPVRDIRCEFCGEFFENRKGLSSHARSHLRQMGVTEWSVNGSPIDTLREILKKKSKPCLIKKEPPAGDLAPALAEDGPPTVAPGPVQSPLPLSPLAGRPGKPGAGPAQVPRELSLTPITGAKPSATGYLGSVAAKRPLQEDRLLPAEVKAKTYIQTELPFKAKTLHEKTSHSSTEACCELCGLYFENRKALASHARAHLRQFGVTEWCVNGSPIETLSEWIKHRPQKVGAYRSYIQGGRPFTKKFRSAGHGRDSDKRPSLGLAPGGLAVVGRSAGGEPGPEAGRAADSGERPLAASPPGAVKAEEHQRQNINKFERRQARPPDASAARGGEETNDLQQKLEEVRQPPPRVRPVPSLVPRPPQTSLVKFVGNIYTLKCRFCEVEFQGPLSIQEEWVRHLQRHILEMNFSKADPPPEESQAPQAQTAAAEAP from the exons ACGGGCAGCCCCATCCCGACCTCAGCGAAGCCCTCCCCTGTGCCACCTCCGCCACCCATCGGATCAGCAGCTG TGGCCAACTTTGACCCAGGAACCTTCAGCCTGATGCGCTGTGACTTCTGCGGGGCTGGCTTCGACACACGGGCCGGCCTCTCCAGCCACGCCCGTGCCCACCTGCGTGATTTTGGTATCACCAACTGGGAGCTCACCGTCTCACCCATCAACATCCTGCAGGAGCTGCTGGCCACCTCTGCCGCTGAGCAGCCCCCCAGTCCCTTGGGCCGAGAGCCTGGGGGTCTGCCTGGCAGCTTCTTGACCTCCCGTCGGCCCCGCTTACCTCTCACGGTGCCCTTTCCACCCACCTGGGCTGAGGACCCTGGGCCAGCCTATGGAGATG GCCTGGGTTCTGAGGAAAACGCAATGGTGGCCATGGACTTGGGCTCTCCCTCGCTCCCTAAGAAGAGCCTGCCTGTCCCTGGGGCCCTGGAGCAGGTGGCCAGTCGGCTGAGCAGCAAAGTGGCTGCAGAGGTTCCTCATGGCAGCAAACAGGAGCTGCAGGACCTCAAGG CCCAGAGCCTGACCACCTGCGAGGTCTGCGGCGCCTGCTTTGAGACCCGAAAGGGCCTGTCCAGCCACGCACGCTCCCACCTGCGGCAGCTGGGAGTGGCGGAGTCGGAGAGCAGCGGCGCACCCATCGACCTCCTCTACGAGCTTGTGAAGCAGAAGGGGCTGCCCGATGCCCACCTTGGGCTGCCCCCAGGCCTAGCTAAGAAGTCCAGCTCGCTGAAGGAGGTGGTCGCCGGGGCCCCCCGGCCCGGCTTGCTCACCCTTGCCAAGCCCTTGGATGCCCCTGCTGTCAACAAAGCCATCAAGTCGCCTCCTGGCTTCTCGGCCAAGGGCCTGGGCCACCCGCCCAGCTCTCCACTCCTCAAAAAGACACCACTGGCCCTGGCGGGCTCCCCTACCCCTAAGAATCCTGAGGACAAGACCCCCCAGCTGTCCCTGAGTCCCCGGCCGGCCTCCCCAAAGGCACAGTGGCCTCAGTCTGAGGATGAGGGGCCCTTGAACCTCA CTTTAGATAGTGACGGGGGCAGAGAGCTGGACTGCCAGCTGTGCGGTGCCTGGTTTGAGACCCGAAAGGGCCTGTCCAGCCACGCCCGTGCTCACCTGCGCCACCTGGGCGTCAGCGATCCGGACGCCAAGGGATCCCCCATAGACGTGCTCCACGGGCTCATCAGGAGGGACGGCGTCCAGATCCGCCTCCCACCCAGGCGCGGCGCCCTGGCCCACCTGGGGCGGCCGCCTCCCACCTCCGCGGCCCTCTCCTTGCTCCCCCCCCCACCGCCGGCCAAGAAGGCCAAGCTGAAGGCCGCGGGTATGGCCAGCCCCTGGGGGAAGCAGGACCTCTCGGCCGCCGCAGCCGCCGGCATTTTCTGGGCCTCTGATGTGGAGCCGTCTCCTCTCAACCTCT cctcaggCCCAGAGCCAGCGCGAGATATCCGCTGTGAGTTCTGTGGTGAGTTCTTCGAGAACCGCAAGGGCCTCTCGAGCCATGCACGCTCCCACCTGCGGCAAATGGGTGTGACCGAGTGGTACGTCAATGGCTCGCCCATCGACACGCTGCGGGAGATCCTGAAGAGACGGACCCAGTCTCGGCCTGGCGGACCTCCCAACCCACCAGGGCCAAGCCCAAAAGCCCTGGCCAAGATGATGGGTGGCGCAGGTCCTGGCAGCTCACTGGAAGCCCGCAGCCCCTCGGACCTTCACATCTCACCCTTGGCCAAGAAGTTGCCACCGCCACCAGGCAGCCCCCTGGGCCACTCACCaactgcctctcctcctcccacggCCCGGAAGATGTTCCCAGGCTTGGCTGCACCCTCCCTGCCCAAGAAGCTGAAGCCTGAACAAATTCGGGTGGAAATCAAGCGGGAGATGCTGCCAGGGGCCCTTCATGGGGAGCTGCACCCATCTGAGGGTCCCTGGGGGGCACCACGGGAAGACATGACACCCCTGAACCTGT CGTCCCGGGCAGAGCCGGTGCGCGACATACGCTGTGAGTTCTGCGGTGAGTTCTTCGAGAACCGCAAGGGCCTTTCAAGTCACGCGCGCTCCCACCTGCGGCAGATGGGTGTGACCGAGTGGTCCGTCAATGGTTCACCCATCGACACACTGCGAGAAATCCTCAAGAAGAAATCCAAGCCGTGCCTCATCAAGAAGGAGCCACCGGCTGGAGACCTGGCCCCTGCCTTGGCTGAGGATGGGCCTCCCACTGTGGCTCCTGGGCCGGTGCAGTCCCCACTGCCGCTGTCGCCCCTGGCTGGCCGGCCAGGCAAACCAGGTGCAGGGCCAGCCCAGGTTCCTCGAGAGCTCAGCCTGACGCCCATCACTGGGGCCAAACCCTCAGCCACTGGCTACTTGGGCTCAGTGGCAGCCAAGCGGCCCCTGCAGGAGGACCGCCTCCTCCCAGCAGAGGTCAAGGCCAAGACCTACATCCAGACTGAACTGCCCTTCAAGGCAAAGACCCTTCACGAGAAGACCTCCCACTCCT CCACCGAGGCCTGCTGCGAGCTGTGTGGCCTTTACTTTGAAAACCGCAAGGCCCTGGCCAGCCACGCACGGGCACACCTGCGGCAGTTCGGCGTGACCGAGTGGTGCGTCAATGGCTCACCCATCGAGACACTGAGCGAGTGGATCAAGCACCGGCCCCAGAAGGTGGGCGCCTACCGCAGCTACATCCAGGGCGGCCGCCCCTTCACCAAGAAGTTCCGCAGTGCTGGCCATGGCCGTGACAGTGACAAGCGGCCGTCCCTGGGGCTGGCACCCGGGGGCCTGGCCGTGGTCGGCCGCAGTGCCGGCGGGGAGCCAGGGCCTGAGGCTGGCCGGGCAGCTGACAGTGGTGAGCGGCCTCTGGCAGCCAGCCCACCAGGCGCTGTGAAGGCCGAGGAGCACCAGCGGCAGAACATCAACA AATTCGAACGCCGACAAGCCCGCCCTCCAGATGCCTCCGCAGCTCGGGGAGGCGAAGAGACCAATGACCTAcagcagaagctggaggaggtgCGGCAACCCCCACCCCGAGTCCGGCCGGTTCCCTCCCTGGTGCCCCGGCCCCCACAGACATCACTTGTCAAGTTTGTGGGCAACATCTACACCCTCAAATGCAG GTTCTGTGAAGTGGAATTCCAGGGACCCCTCTCCATCCAGGAAGAGTGGGTGCGGCACTTACAGCGGCACATCCTGGAGATGAACTTCTCCAAAGCGGACCCCCCACCTGAGGAGTCCCAGGCCCCGCAGGCACAGACAGCGGCGGCAGAGGCTCCCTAA